The following proteins are co-located in the Hippoglossus stenolepis isolate QCI-W04-F060 chromosome 23, HSTE1.2, whole genome shotgun sequence genome:
- the syt4 gene encoding synaptotagmin-4, giving the protein MAPVVEEAAQLVAVPVGVAMVSVFGLVFTVSAFAWICCQRKDTKSQKTPPYKFVHMLKGVDIYPESLSGKKKFGTPAANTTNDTGKTDVNGNCHTMAPMSPTGTSKLASSPNGSRPAMHLDLEKRDLNGNFTTKPFHHHHHKVRSSPDLELPSPHTGFTQPGLMDRRDLPSPSSTLSSQAPTPAVDKPHGEERESGLGTLHFSLEYQPERNAFIVHIKEAHGLTPTDEQSMTSDPYIKLTLLPEKKHRVKTRVLRKTLDPAFDETFSFYGIPLARVSELALHFMVLSFDRFSRDEVIGETLVPLSGIDLSEGRVLMSREIIKRNVKKSSGRGELLLSLCYQSTTNTLTVVVLKARHLPKTENNGPTDPYVKVNMYHGKKRVCKKKTHVKKCSPNPVFNELFVFDLPSDEGLRDTSVELLLMDSDTGNSRSPNTVLGRLVLGTSAASTSGEHWREICDHPRRQIAKWHALSED; this is encoded by the exons ATGGCgccagtggtggaggaggcggCCCAGCTCG TGGCAGTGCCAGTAGGTGTGGCCATGGTGAGTGTCTTTGGCCTCGTCTTCACTGTTTCAGCCTTTGCGTGGATCTGTTGCCAGCGTAAAGACACCAAATCCCAGAAGACTCCTCCTTACAAGTTTGTGCACATGCTCAAAGGGGTCGACATCTACCCGGAGAGCCTCAGTGGCAAGAAGAAGTTCGGCACACCTGCCGCCAATACGACAAATGACACTGGTAAAACCGATGTCAACGGAAACTGCCACACCATGGCACCAATGAGTCCGACTGGCACCAGCAAACTGGCGTCAAGTCCAAATGGCTCCCGACCGGCCATGCATCTGGATCTGGAGAAACGGGATCTGAACGGCAACTTCACCACCAAACCctttcaccaccaccaccataaGGTGCGGAGCTCCCCAGACCTGGAGCTGCCGTCTCCCCATACAGGGTTTACTCAGCCCGGGTTAATGGACCGCCGTGACCTCCCTTCACCATCGAGCACCCTCTCCAGCCAGGCGCCCACCCCAGCTGTGGACAAGCCccatggagaggagagggagagtgggttGGGAACACTGCACTTCTCCCTGGAGTACCAGCCAGAGAGGAACGCATTCATCGTCCATATCAAg GAAGCCCATGGCCTGACCCCGACTGATGAACAGTcaatgacctctgacccctacATCAAGCTGACCCTGCTGCCGGAGAAAAAGCACCGGGTGAAGACCAGAGTCCTGAGGAAGACTCTGGACCCCGCCTTTGACGAGACCTTCAGCTTCTACGGGATCCCACTGGCACGAGTGTCAGAGCTGGCCCTTCACTTCATGGTGCTCAGCTTTGACAGGTTCTCCCGCGACGAGGTCATCGGGGAGACCCTCGTCCCCTTGTCCGGGATCGACTTGTCAGAGGGGCGTGTTCTGATGAGCCGAGAGATCATCAAGAGGAATGTAAAG AAGTCCTCGGGCCGAGGTGAGCTCCTGCTCTCCCTGTGTTACCAGTCCACCACCAACACTCTGACTGTGGTCGTCCTCAAGGCTCGCCACCTGCCGAAGACTGAAAACAATGGACCCACAG ATCCGTACGTCAAGGTGAACATGTACCACGGAAAGAAGCGCGTGTGCAAGAAGAAGACCCACGTGAAGAAGTGCTCCCCCAACCCCGTCTTCAATGAGCTTTTTGTCTTTGACCTGCCCTCCGACGAGGGCCTCAGGGACACCAGCGTGGAACTGCTGCTGATGGACTCAGACACAGGCAACTCACGCAGCCCCAACACCGTCCTTGGGCGCCTGGTGCTGGGCACGTCTGCGGCCAGCACTTCTGGCGAGCACTGGAGGGAGATCTGTGACCACCCGCGCCGCCAGATCGCCAAGTGGCACGCCCTGTCGGAGGATTAG